A genomic segment from Aegilops tauschii subsp. strangulata cultivar AL8/78 chromosome 1, Aet v6.0, whole genome shotgun sequence encodes:
- the LOC109758555 gene encoding uncharacterized protein, with the protein MANSKSTAGEHQTDEDVTTVLTKGVIDDEYNPNTMPVSEHFDDIYATEPVLTSVENVEEYNACIIPVADNVDDTSTTELDGSKLLRVDDAHDYSLSALSNITLNFGTPVVQHGNGQEPLKFRMLESFENNKDNTTNLQDENEVYWHIRHDDNAEDIDVFLSDIMGDEPTGPNLMDEEYYMFRNQGSNNDSMDDESKATMTGGNPSEIDPFDFVYSNIPDNTHILKLAANCEHCKARKFESETNGFCCRNGQIELKQPEPVPELMRLWSSMDADSRHFRENIRFFNGHFAFTTLGVSLDENYTNMKSGVYTFRAHGTIYHNVHSFGPSSRPEHLQLYFYDDDPNLNHHKAATNQLDQDVVKMLVDILKENPYSQQFRSLGAHKDNLDNYRIDLNTDKRLDQRRYNRRLSTEVSAIWVEGSDLAKRGELGWHPKLPKRNVPWEVVQHPQLGHDDEEDAAMAVDMYIKIESCRLRWYRKNQTQIRADLYKGVVDAITSGETRASAVGTRIVLPGTYPGGDRDMKKRHMDAMAIVHTYGKPDIFLTMTCNPKWEEITNELLPGQTAQDRPDIVARVFYGKLEAMKYMLFKKHILGVVVAYVYVVEFQKRGLPHAHFLLIMDSTYKLVVPEQYDRLISAELPDKQKYPELHALVVKHMMHGPCGALNPKNVCMQDNECKCRYPHPFNENTSQGKDSYPVYRRRDDGSCAKVRGKMLDNRWVVPYNPYLLRMFNCHINVEVCSSIKAVKYLYKYIYKGHDKASFSIDQPDADGNIDEIKRYVDARWVTPPEAMWRIFGFPLCANYPPVLQLPLHLPNMHRVAFNAQADLKNVVASENASKSMLTEYFKANQEHPRARHILYKDFPGSFTWQKKKKFWKPRVERFQIGRIVSANPAEGERYYLRVLLNHVTGKTSFNDLLTVDGVLCGSFRDAAERLGLIEADNTLDDCLTEAEQWAMPCCLRRLFATILVHCEPGDVRGLWDRHLEPMSDDYRRTRTSPNEVEQMVLLDIRGMLQSMGKDIVDFALPSIDDAFDPTESEAREVIEESTVEFDVDDTKLASSLNLEQRAAYDEILAAVERGDGGVFFVDGPGGTGKTFLYRAMLAKVTSGGKIGIATATSGVTASIMPGGRTAHSRFKIPLSCDDGASCSFTKQSGTAKLLRMASLIIWDKASMTKRQAVEALDNSMRDIMGIRDRPFGGKTVVFGGDFTQVLPAVRRGSRGQIIDATLRSSHLWKGMRQLRLITNMRAHNDTWFADYLLRVGNGTEDVDDQGNILLPEDICLPSTGEVDDLEKLIDHVFPSLDDNMSDSNYMTSRAILSTTNDNVDKINIRMIERFHGDEVIYHSFDSAEDDPYGYYAQEFLNGLTPNGLPPHALKLKLNCPVILLRNIDPANGQCNDTRLVVRGFERNTIDAEIVIGQHAGRRVFLPRIPLCPSENDMFLFKFKRKQFPIRLSFAMTINKAQGQTIPIVGVYLPNPVFSHGQLYVPLSRATAKRNIKILIQKEKPKEKANKQKDNPKKRKRPTVSLLTSMKNIVYKEVLTG; encoded by the exons TCTACTGGCACATTCGCCACGACGACAATGCAGAAGACATCGATGTATTCCTAAGCGACATCATGGGCGATGAGCCGACAGGTCCCAATTTGATGGACGAGGAGTACTACATGTTTCGCAACCAAG GATCCAATAATGACAGCATGGATGATGAGAGCAAAGCAACCATGACTGGTGGTAATCCTAGCGAGATTGATCCATTTGACTTTGTCTACTCAAACATTCCAGACAACACTCACATCCTGAAACTCGCCGCAAACTGTGAACACTGCAAGGCCAGAAAATTTGAGTCTGAGACTAACGGGTTCTGCTGTCGCAATGGCCAGATCGAACTTAAGCAACCGGAACCAGTCCCAGAGTTGATGAGGCTATGGTCCAGCATGGATGCAGATTCTAGACATTTTCGGGAGAACATACGGTTCTTCAACGGGCATTTTGCCTTCACAACCCTTGGCGTCAGCCTTGACGAAAACTACACAAACATGAAGTCTGGGGTGTACACATTCCGGGCACACGGCACCATCTACCACAATGTGCATTCGTTCGGGCCTAGCTCCCGTCCTGAACATCTGCAGTTGTACTTCTATGATGACGACCCAAACCTTAATCATCATAAGGCGGCGACCAATCAATTAGACCAGGATGTCGTGAAGATGTTAGTAGACATACTCAAAGAAAACCCATACTCCCAGCAATTTAGGAGTTTGGGTGCACACAAGGACAACCTCGATAATTATAGGATAGACCTAAACACCGATAAGAGGCTTGACCAAAGAAGATATAATAGACGGCTGTCAACTGAGGTTTCTGCAATTTGGGTTGAGGGCAGTGACCTAGCCAAAAG GGGGGAGCTAGGTTGGCACCCAAAGCTACCTAAACGTAATGTTCCATGGGAGGTTGTACAACATCCTCAACTGGGccatgatgatgaggaggatgcaG CAATGGCGGTCGACATGTACATCAAGATTGAGAGTTGTCGGTTGAGGTGGTACAGGAAGAACCAGACGCAGATTCGTGCCGACTTGTATAAAGGAGTTGTTGATGCGATCACATCGGGGGAGACAAGAGCAAGCGCTGTTGGCACCCGAATAGTTCTCCCTGGAACATACCCTGGTGGCGACCGCGACATGAAGAAGAGGCATATGGATGCCATGGCAATTGTCCATACATACGGGAAGCCTGACATCTTCTTGACCATGACTTGCAACCCTAAATGGGAAGAGATAACAAATGAGTTGCTTCCTGGTCAGACGGCGCAAGACCGACCTGATATTGTGGCTCGCGTGTTCTACGGCAAACTAGAGGCTATGAAATACATGTTGTTCAAGAAGCATATCCTGGGTGTTGTGGTCGCTTACGTTTACGTAGTCGAGTTCCAAAAGAGGGGCCTCCCCCATGCACATTTTCTGTTGATCATGGATTCAACATATAAGCTTGTCGTCCCGGAGCAGTATGACCGACTAATTTCCGCAGAGCTCCCAGACAAGCAGAAGTATCCGGAATTGCATGCATTGGTGGTAAAACATATGATGCACGGACCCTGCGGTGCTCTCAACCCGAAGAATGTTTGCATGCAAGATAACGAATGCAAGTGCAGATACCCGCACCCGTTCAATGAGAACACATCACAAGGCAAGGACTCATACCCAGTTTATCGGCGTAGAGACGATGGAAGTTGTGCTAAGGTCCGAGGGAAAATGTTGGACAACAGATGGGTTGTGCCTTATAACCCTTACCTTCTGCGGATGTTCAATTGCCACATCAACGTTGAGGTCTGCTCTAGCATAAAGGCCGTCAAATATCTTTACAAGTACATTTACAAGGGCCATGATAAGGCTTCTTTCAGCATCGACCAACCCGATGCCGATGGTAACATCGATGAGATCAAGAGATACGTTGACGCAAGGTGGGTCACCCCTCCGGAGGCTATGTGGAGGATATTTGGCTTCCCACTTTGCGCCAATTACCCGCCTGTCTTGCAGCTGCCTCTTCATCTCCCAAATATGCACAGGGTTGCATTCAATGCGCAGGCTGACTTGAAGAATGTTGTCGCCTCCGAAAATGCTTCAAAATCCATGTTAACGGAGTATTTCAAGGCTAACCAGGAACACCCTCGGGCTAGGCATATATTGTACAAGGATTTTCCCGGAAGCTTCACGTGGCAGAAGAAAAAGAAGTTTTGGAAGCCTAGGGTCGAGCGTTTTCAAATAGGTCGCATCGTGTCTGCCAATCCTGCCGAGGGGGAGCGATACTACCTGCGTGTGTTGCTAAACCATGTTACGGGCAAAACATCCTTCAACGACTTGCTCACCGTGGACGGCGTGCTATGTGGGAGCTTTAGAGATGCTGCTGAAAGGTTGGGACTCATCGAGGCAGACAACACGCTCGACGACTGTCTTACTGAGGCTGAGCAGTGGGCGATGCCATGTTGTCTTAGGAGGCTCTTCGCAACCATCTTGGTACACTGCGAGCCAGGCGACGTGCGCGGTTTATGGGATAGGCACCTCGAGCCTATGTCAGATGACTATCGTCGAACACGCACGTCCCCGAACGAGGTGGAGCAGATGGTGTTGCTTGACATTAGGGGTATGCTGCAGTCCATGGGTAAAGACATTGTTGATTTCGCTCTTCCAAGCATCGATGATGCGTTTGACCCAACCGAGAGCGAGGCAAGAGAGGTCATCGAGGAATCAACCGTTGAGTTTGACGTGGATGACACTAAATTGGCATCTTCCCTAAACTTGGAGCAGAGGGCCGCATACGACGAGATACTAGCGGCTGTTGAACGCGGTGATGGGGGTGTATTCTTTGTTGATGGCCCTGGAGGTACAGGAAAGACCTTCCTATACAGGGCGATGCTTGCCAAGGTGACGAGCGGTGGCAAGATTGgtatcgctaccgcgacgtcgggCGTCACCGCTTCTATCATGCCTGGCGGCAGGACTGCCCACTCGAGGTTCAAGATCCCATTGAGTTGCGATGATGGAGCCTCGTGCAGCTTCACCAAGCAGAGTGGGACCGCCAAGCTGCTAAGGATGGCCTCATTGATAATATGGGACAAGGCCAGCATGACGAAGCGACAAGCGGTCGAGGCATTGGACAATAGCATGCGCGACATTATGGGAATACGCGACCGACCCTTTGGAGGAAAAACTGTTGTTTTTGGTGGGGACTTTACGCAGGTGCTTCCGGCCGTCAGAAGGGGGTCGCGGGGCCAGATAATTGATGCAACCCTCCGAAGTTCTCATCTATGGAAGGGTATGCGGCAGCTTCGGCTCATCACCAACATGAGGGCTCATAATGACACGTGGTTTGCAGATTACTTGCTAAGGGTCGGCAATGGCACTGAGGATGTCGACGATCAAGGCAACATACTACTCCCTGAAGACATTTGTCTGCCGTCTACAGGCGAggttgacgacctggagaagctTATTGACCACGTGTTTCCGAGTCTAGATGACAACATGTCTGATTCGAATTACATGACATCTCGCGCAATCCTTTCCACGACAAACGACAATGTCGACAAGATAAACATCCGCATGATAGAGCGTTTTCATGGAGATGAAGTAATCTACCATAGCTTTGACAGTGCGGAGGACGACCCATATGGCTACTACGCTCAGGAGTTTCTGAATGGATTGACTCCTAACGGTCTTCCTCCGCATGCACTCAAGCTAAAGCTGAACTGCCCTGTCATACTTCTAAGGAACATTGATCCAGCTAATGGACAGTGTAACGACACTAGGCTTGTTGTTAGAGGTTTTGAGAGGAACACCATTGATGCAGAAATCGTGATTGGACAACACGCTGGCAGGAGGGTCTTCCTTCCTCGAATACCTCTCTGCCCATCTGAAAACGACATGTTTCTGTTCAAGTTTAAAAGGAAGCAATTTCCTATAAGGCTTAGCTTTGCTATGACCATTAACAAGGCTCAAGGGCAGACCATCCCGATTGTTGGTGTCTACCTACCCAATCCCGTGTTCTCTCATGGTCAGCTCTATGTTCCTCTGTCTCGAGCCACCGCGAAAAGAAATATAAAGATACTCATTCAGAAGGAGAAGCCGAAGGAGAAGGCCAACAAGCAAAAGGACAATCCAAAGAAGCGAAAAAGACCGACCGTGTCCTTACTGACGTCAATGAAGAACATCGTCTACAAGGAAGTCCTTACAGGCTGA